The genomic stretch ACCATCACCCAAACATCCAAGCCCCCTGAGAACGCCCAACGGCTCGGAGCCCGGCAACCAAGCGGCGTCCCAGGCAGGTCCCGATTAAGAACCAACCAAACCAAACCCCGCAAAACACCAACGAATACAGACCACTTGAATAACGGTCCCTACCAGTAAGCCACCCCTGGTCCGTCCTGCGTCTTAGAGCCGTTGGGCCTGGCATACTTCCTGCAAGCTCCCGCGTAGCTCGGCCGCACACAAGCTGGTCAGTGGAAACACTAAGAGGAGCTGGCTACTAAGAAATCGGTCTATGTCGCCACAATCAAGCAGAATGGTGTTATGGCATCCCACGAAAGCTCTGAGGATATTTCTCCGCGTCCATCTGCGCCGCCGCGAACCCGAAGCGCCGCAGCCAACAAGACTTCCGCGCTGTACGACCTCGCCAAAATCGACGTCAGCCCTATGATCTCCGCCATCGCCGCAGCCAACAAGACTTCCGCGCTGTACGACCTCGCCAAAATCGACGTCAGCCCTATGATCTCCGCCATCGCCGCAGCCAACAAGACTTCCGCGCTGTACGACCTCGCCAAAATCGACGTCAGCCCTATGATCTCCGCCATCGCCGCAGCCAACAAGACTTCCGCGCTGTTCAACCTCGCCAAAATCGACGTCAGCCCTATGATCTCCGCCATCGCCGCAGCCAACAAGACTTCCGCGCTGTACAACCTCGCCAAAATCGACGTCAGCCCTATGATCTCCGCCATCGCCGCAGCCAACAAGACTTCCGCGCTGTACAACCTCGCCAAAATCGACGTCAGCCCTATGATCTCCGCCATCGCCGCAGCCAACAAGACTTCCGCGCTGTACGACCTCGCCAAAATCGACGTCAGCCCTATGATCTCCGCCATCGCCGCAGCCAACAAGACTTCCGCGCTGTACGACCTCGCCAAAATCGACGTCAGCCCTATGATCTCCGCCATCGCCGCACTTGATTTCAGCTCCATACTGTCCAGTCCTGGAACACAATCGTTTCTGCGAAGTTCACAATTCCGCGATGATTTGGATGAGCAATTTTCCCAGCTGCCAAACGGGGAAACCCTCCTAGACGAGGCCGCTGATGGTCTGATTCAACTCATCTCTTTTGAGCACAACGAGACGGTGAGAAGATTTCTTCAAGTGCTTATCGTTGCTATCTTTCACACGTTCCTAACCGGTGCATACATGATTCCCTTTGTGGCTGGACCCCTCTCGGCCTATGGGACACCGAACGCCAAACAAACATGGAAAGCTACGGGGGCGGCCTACGATCGGCTCTACGGGAACAAGAACTACCATCCAAACAAGGCCTTGGGAAAGGGAATACCCCCCACCCATCACGGTAAAGCCCCTCGCACCACACGGCATTAGGAAGAGCGAGCACTGGGCCTACTAGCGGGAGGTGCTGCACGACAGAGTCTTTATCGCTAAAATGCGATCCTCGGCGTGATACCTGAATAGCACTGTTATTGGGGTATCTACGCCAAATGCTCTCACGCTTGGGAAGATCGTAGTTTCGCACAACCCTTCAACCCGTGCTCTTGATGCCTCGATCTGTTGGGGTGCCCTCGAGAGGTCAGCTCCGGGAGATACCTGTAACTGAACGCGATCTCGGCATGCCAGACCACGGCGGGCGTACCGTCGGAAGGACGATTCCGAGTCTCATTCACCGGCTCAAATCTCCCGTCGATGGTCATCTCGGAATAGATGCCGGCCAGGGTTGTTGCCATCAGGTTCGGAACCGTAGCTTGCTCTGCCTTTATGTAGGCCTGCAGCGCGTCTCGCTGTTCCTGACTAGGCATCGTTTCACGCAACGACGATGCAGGCGCCGACTTGGTGGCAGCGGGCGCAGTCGTAGTGGTCGGAGCACAGCCGGTCAATGCCAGCAGCACAATGGCAGTAATCCCCCAAAAACGTTTCACAAAACGATTCAACCATTACCGCCGGCCCACGGCCAGTCGGCAACAGCCGAGACGCCGCATGAATACAGACCACTTGAATAGCGGTCGTTACCAGTACAAGACCCCGAGGCAGCCCCCGGCTCTTGTGACATGGAAGCGAACCGACACCCCTATGAACTACATGCGTAAATCGCGCCTAGGCTCAGTGCTTGGTGCGTCCCTCGTCGCGGCAGTTGCCGCCATGGGGCTGTTGGCGGTCCCTGCCACGGCCGGCCCGGCCCAGACTTTGCACCCGTTGATTGTGCCGGCCGTTGTCCCCGAGGGGTGTGAAGCGCTGCCTGAGGGCGGGTTCAGTGACGCACCCATCGGTTCCGACAGCTCGCCGTCAGTTGTCGTGGGCAGGAACTTCACCACCGTCCCAGGCGCTGCCGAGGCGGAGGGTGTCATTCTGGTGGGCGGGGATGCCTCCTTCGACCCCGGACCCACAATGTCCGGGGGTGGAGGCAAGGCCGCGGGCGGCATCTACAACCTGGGTGTCGTGGGCAAGGGCTCCGGCATCGGTGCACCCGCAGGATCCGACGCATTGATCACCGGCGTTTCCGTCTCGGTGCGTTCAGGCCGCCTGGCCATCAACGAGATCCACGACCCCAAATATGAAGGCGGGGACATCTTGGCTGGCGGAGCCATCAACAACAAGGCAGACATTTCCAGAAACCTGGCCCCGGAAGGTGAGCCCCAGCCGGAGTGGAAGGAAAATCGGTCCGATGCCCTTGACGAGTACCAGCCCTGGCTGAAGGCCATTGACAGCTACTCGGACTTTTACAAGGGACTGGATGCCGTCGGCACTGTGGCAAAGGAACAAAATCGCCTGACCCTGACCGGCGACAACACCGCCAACCGCCAGGTGTTCAACCTTGATGCCGGCCAGCTGAGCCAGGACAGGGCGCCCATTGAGCTGCACTTCAAGGACATCCACAAGGACGCCGTCATCATCATCAACGTCACCGGCAAGAACGCCCAGGTGATCCCCAACTATGTCGGCTTGAACGGCGTGCAGGCCTTCACTGTGGGCGGGGCGCCCGGAAACGTCCAGGCGTTTGTCCAGCTGGCAACACACCTTATGTGGAACTTCGTCGACGCGCAGAGCGTGTACCTGGGCAAGTCGGACCAGTTCCTCGGCTCGGTCCTGGTGAAGAACCCGGAAAGCACCACAACCCTGGGCACCAGCACCAACGGCCGCATATTGGTCGCCGGCAACCTGCAGCACGGCGAAGGCCTCAAGGGCCAGGCGGGCGAGGCGTCCAAGGGCCTGGAGATCCACAACTTCCCGTTCGTTCACGGTTTCGGCTGCGGCATCGTGCCCGGCGAGCCGGGACCGGCCAAGACTTTCGCCGTCGGCGACGTCGTCTGGATTGATGCCAACAACAACGGCATCCAAGAAGCAGGCGAAGAAGAGTTCCTGGAGGGCGTCACCGTTGAACTCCTTGACGGGGAAGGCGCAACCGCCGCCTCCACGACCACGGATGCCAACGGCCGGTATCTCTTCGACAAACTCCCTGCCGGCACGTACCAGGTGAAGTTCACCCTGACTGAGGCGCAGGCCGCAAGCTACAACTTCACCGGCTACAAGGCCGCCGTCGACGGCTCGAGCACCGCAGCGGACTCGGACGCCCAGCCGGGTGAGAATTCCGCCGTCGGAGTCTCAGGGATTTTCACGCTGGGCGAGGACAGTCAACTGGTCCAGGCAGCAGGCTACGATGGCCTGCCGTTTGAAGCCACCGGCGGCATCGACCCCACGTGGGATGCCGGCGTCGTCTTCAAGGACGGCACCCTCTCCATCGCCAAGACGGCGGACCCCGCCTCCGGCACCACCGTCAATCCGGGCCAGACGGTCAGCTACACCGTGACCGCCAGCGCCCAGGACGGCCGAGCCGCAAATGTGCTCATCTCGGACGACCTCAGCGACGTCCTGGACGACGCCACCTTCGTCCCCGGCTCCGCGAAACTGGTCATCGACGGTGGCACCCCCGTTCAGGTGGCCGACCCCGCCGAGGACCAGGCCAGCCCCGGCAACTACACGCTGACCGCCGGGCCCTTCGACCTCCCCGCAGGCAGGACGGCTGTGCTGAGCTACTCCGTCACGGTCAACACCGACGCCTGGTTCCGCACGCTCAACAACTCCGTCACCGGCACCACCGGCGGCACGCCCACCGACGGCTGCGGCCCCTGCACCACCACGCACCCCACCCCCGGCAAGCTCTTCATCGAGAAGCTCGGCGAAGACGTGAACTCCGAGCTGGTGCGCATGGACGGTTCAGCCTGGAATGTTTACGCGGACGACGGCGGAACTCCCGGTGCGCTGTTGACCGATCCCGCCGTTGTGGCTGTGGATGGAGACACGGGACTGTTTGTCCTCGCCTTCATTGAGCCGGGCACCTACTGGCTGGAGGAGTCCGCGGCGCCCGAGGGATTCAACCTGCTGGCTGAACTGGTGAAGTTCACCGTCGCCGCGGACGGCAGGGCCACCCTCGAATCCGGAACCGGCGGCGGGGTGGTCACCGTCTCGCAGGCGGGTGCACTGCCGCTCATCAGCGTCCGCGACGTGCCTGCCCTGCAGCTGCCAGCAACCGGCGGAGGCGGAACGGCCATGTTCCTCACCGGGGGAGTGCTGCTCCTCATCGGCTCGGCAATCCTGGCCCTGCGCCAGCGGCGTGCCACCCAGCCCTCCGGCGCCGCTCAAACCACAAGTTTTTAGCCCGTGCAGGGGCGCTCCCGCCCCCGCACAACTTCCACCCGTTCACCCATGCTCCACCATGAAAGAGGAAATTCCACCGTGTCTACTCCCAACAAGGGGCGCCTTTTGCGCGCCACCGCAACAGCCCTGACAGGGGCTGTCCTGGCCATGGTTTGCGCCGTGGCCCCGGCCTCCGCGGCCGACAACTCGCTGGTTGACGCCACCCAAAAGGGTTCCATTACCGTCCACAAGTTTGAGAAGCCGGAGGCCGCCACGGGCCTGGCCAACAACGGCACCCAGTTGGACGCTGCCGCCACCGCCGCACTGAAGCCCCTTGACGGTGTCACCTTCAGCATCGCGCAGGTCGGCGGCATCGACCTGGCCACCAACGAAGGCTGGAAAACGGCCAACGACCTGCTCGGAAAGTTCGATGCCAAGGATTCCGCAGGGTCCATCACGGGTGCCGGCCACACCCTGAGCCAGGCCGTCACTGCTGTGACTGGCAGCGGCGGCAAGGCAGGCGAGGCATACTTTGGCGAGCTGGGACTGGGACTCTACCTGGTCACGGAAACGGTTGTTCCCAACGGTGTCACCCCCTCCGCACCGTTCCTGGTGTCCGTGCCCCTGACGGATCCGAACAACCAGAAGAACTGGCTCTACAACGTCCACGTCTACCCCAAGAACTCGGTGAGCACGGCCAACAAGACCGTGGCCGATGCCGACAGCGTCAAGCTCGGCGACAACGTCACCTTCACCATCACCGGCGGCATCCCGAACGAGGACATCCTCGACGGCTACAAGGTTGTTGACGTGCTCGACGCCAAGCTGACGTACGTGTCAACGGAAGTCGCGCTGGCCAACGGTGCAGCCCTGGAGTCCGGCGACTACACAGTCACCCCTGACGGCAACACCGTCACCGTAGAATTCACCGAACCCGGCCTGTCCAA from Arthrobacter stackebrandtii encodes the following:
- a CDS encoding choice-of-anchor A family protein, translating into MRKSRLGSVLGASLVAAVAAMGLLAVPATAGPAQTLHPLIVPAVVPEGCEALPEGGFSDAPIGSDSSPSVVVGRNFTTVPGAAEAEGVILVGGDASFDPGPTMSGGGGKAAGGIYNLGVVGKGSGIGAPAGSDALITGVSVSVRSGRLAINEIHDPKYEGGDILAGGAINNKADISRNLAPEGEPQPEWKENRSDALDEYQPWLKAIDSYSDFYKGLDAVGTVAKEQNRLTLTGDNTANRQVFNLDAGQLSQDRAPIELHFKDIHKDAVIIINVTGKNAQVIPNYVGLNGVQAFTVGGAPGNVQAFVQLATHLMWNFVDAQSVYLGKSDQFLGSVLVKNPESTTTLGTSTNGRILVAGNLQHGEGLKGQAGEASKGLEIHNFPFVHGFGCGIVPGEPGPAKTFAVGDVVWIDANNNGIQEAGEEEFLEGVTVELLDGEGATAASTTTDANGRYLFDKLPAGTYQVKFTLTEAQAASYNFTGYKAAVDGSSTAADSDAQPGENSAVGVSGIFTLGEDSQLVQAAGYDGLPFEATGGIDPTWDAGVVFKDGTLSIAKTADPASGTTVNPGQTVSYTVTASAQDGRAANVLISDDLSDVLDDATFVPGSAKLVIDGGTPVQVADPAEDQASPGNYTLTAGPFDLPAGRTAVLSYSVTVNTDAWFRTLNNSVTGTTGGTPTDGCGPCTTTHPTPGKLFIEKLGEDVNSELVRMDGSAWNVYADDGGTPGALLTDPAVVAVDGDTGLFVLAFIEPGTYWLEESAAPEGFNLLAELVKFTVAADGRATLESGTGGGVVTVSQAGALPLISVRDVPALQLPATGGGGTAMFLTGGVLLLIGSAILALRQRRATQPSGAAQTTSF
- a CDS encoding SpaH/EbpB family LPXTG-anchored major pilin; translated protein: MSTPNKGRLLRATATALTGAVLAMVCAVAPASAADNSLVDATQKGSITVHKFEKPEAATGLANNGTQLDAAATAALKPLDGVTFSIAQVGGIDLATNEGWKTANDLLGKFDAKDSAGSITGAGHTLSQAVTAVTGSGGKAGEAYFGELGLGLYLVTETVVPNGVTPSAPFLVSVPLTDPNNQKNWLYNVHVYPKNSVSTANKTVADADSVKLGDNVTFTITGGIPNEDILDGYKVVDVLDAKLTYVSTEVALANGAALESGDYTVTPDGNTVTVEFTEPGLSKLAANKTSQVQVVITTTVNTIGEIKNQALVYPNKFSIDSNTSPMETPEVETKWGAITLKKTNKADGEPLAGAKFSVFTTEADAKAGTNPVELGGETVFATPANGELTIAGLRYSNFANGVLVAEGEAGFLNYFLAEVEAPAGFELLAAPIKFQVTQATTAVGVDLDVVNVPSNSGFELPLTGGTGTTLLYAGGLLLVAGAVLLLVRSRRTQS